One stretch of Candida orthopsilosis Co 90-125, chromosome 3 draft sequence DNA includes these proteins:
- a CDS encoding Ase1 microtubule-associated protein, giving the protein MSFYSNFNTELSPNQELCQNNTSSRDYPMMASIQSTPKPQLRTDQVTTGVVRQCSRSPIEETEQLVSSPTLTADGHSRSHNDLNTQFDSIELRINNAISELESIYNVIGYSSSEVDLKKAEIFTIVQDTINNFANNLQRKKSTLENECEWLKQQIQVILSMVNDSKGDKSLTLLQKGLVFNNRQQYIDGYKEQILSKMSTATFKRSKLGDELTMEQQYEYMVKNIPELTLLEQRSRLNMVFIEVLRVFVRQYKQYNSLNIECAKLVACIGTSEFDTKVINSMPSLSEAELHREIMEEFSSLISIINTTQTPDQSENDVFVLASPIKSSSRETLYSSDGSSQNNIKRLREVNYQLVRVMRSLKFTRISSDLMQALQKEIRSGRESLDARKGAVVEIINKCLNSIEFLQYSDEHLANIQKNEMGEGEGCLDRETLNLILRDPLEFGLHDENINHLIQFQNMIEAKVNEKREKWESYSESCIQLWKRLGENDEYIENFMQNNNNLSDLALLNFKMELNRLYIKRSEYIESFISDARKEIEKLWDQMYYSQEMKTEFEYFHYDPENDSRDKESVLNIHEEEVKRLNQEYDQKAPVFQIYAELQDLIKDQKFLQESSRDSSRLLSKNSCKILLNEEKIRKRINKTMPRVIESLKSEVKKYNNRVVQEGERPLMINGKDFFEEVLRLESEQSSSGARTKPKSASTSPMKRPISATRPSPERKPKSRFMSTRIPPASTTARAKVVKSPTNTRQTLMRSHQQKHSSNVVQPLFSSSSSSQVNSSSLTMDSPLSASRTTSFTVKPPSVELKPLTSPLKLSTTRSNTLANSYTKPYTENSNQYFHDDIPEEKENNTGLFNNDVSKLSWFSPLKMQPNFIGSREGVSSTGTSVGNDTSTMIGDDYFAWRDEKIKQLNDI; this is encoded by the coding sequence ATGAGTTTCTACAGCAATTTTAACACGGAGCTACTGCCGAACCAAGAATTATGTCAAAACAACACTTCGTCGCGAGATTATCCGATGATGGCGTCAATTCAGAGCACACCCAAACCCCAATTGCGTACGGATCAAGTGACAACTGGAGTTGTGAGACAATGCTCAAGATCACCCATCGAAGAAACAGAACAACTTGTTCTGCTGCCTACTTTGACTGCAGACGGACACAGTCGACTGCACAATGATTTAAATACCCAATTTGACTCAATCGAATTAAGAATTAACAATGCTATACTGGAATTGGAATCGATATACAATGTAATTGGCTACTCCTCTTCTGAAGTTGATCTCAAAAAAGCTGaaatttttacaattgtCCAAGATACAATCAATAATTTTGCCAACAATCTACAGCGAAAGAAGAGTACCCTTGAAAACGAATGCGAATGGCTAAAGCAGCAAATCCAAGTTATACTATCAATGGTCAATGATTCCAAAGGAGATAAATCATTGACTCTACTACAAAAGGGACTAGTATTCAACAATCGTCAACAGTATATCGATGGCTATAAAGAGCAAATTCTTTCTAAAATGTCTACGGCAACATTCAAACGATCTAAACTCGGAGATGAATTGACTATGGAACAGCAGTACGAGTACATGGTGAAGAATATACCAGAATTGACACTTCTAGAGCAAAGGTCAAGATTAAATATGGTATTTATTGAAGTGTTGAGGGTTTTTGTGAGACAGTACAAGCAATACAACTCCTTGAATATAGAATGCGCAAAACTTGTGGCTTGTATTGGAACATCAGAATTCGACACGAAGGTGATCAACTCAATGCCATCTTTAAGTGAAGCAGAGTTGCATCGAGAGATCATGGAAGAATTCTCCAGTTTGATATCAATTATCAATACTACCCAAACACCAGATCAAAGCGAAAATGATGTGTTTGTATTAGCAAGTCCCATCAAGTCCTCGCTGCGAGAAACATTGTATTCCAGTGATGGATCCAGCCAGAATAACATTAAGCGATTAAGGGAGGTTAATTATCAATTAGTGCGAGTGATGAGAAGCTTAAAGTTTACGAGGATTTCTTCAGATTTGATGCAAGCTTTACAAAAGGAGATTAGAAGTGGTAGAGAACTGCTCGATGCAAGAAAAGGTGccgttgttgaaatcatAAACAAATGTCTCAACTCTATTGagtttcttcaatattcAGATGAGCACTTAGCCAACatacaaaagaatgaaatGGGTGAAGGTGAAGGCTGCTTAGACAGGGAGACATTAAATTTAATACTCCGTGACCCACTTGAATTTGGCTTACACGATGAGAATATAAATcacttgattcaatttcaaaacatgaTAGAAGCCAAGGTCAATGAAAAACGCGAGAAATGGGAATCATATTCGGAGTCATGTATTCAATTGTGGAAGAGACTCGGGGAAAACGATGAAtacattgaaaattttatgcaaaacaataataatTTGTCCGACCTTGCATTactcaacttcaaaatgGAATTGAATCGGTTATACATTAAAAGATCAGAATATATTGAAAGCTTCATTTCTGATGCTAggaaagaaattgaaaaattgtggGACCAAATGTATTATTCACAGGAGATGAAAACTGAGTTTGAATATTTTCACTACGACCCTGAAAATGATAGCAGGGATAAGGAATCTGTCTTAAATATAcatgaagaagaagtaaaGAGATTAAATCAAGAGTATGATCAAAAAGCACCcgtttttcaaatatatgCTGAGTTGCAAGACCTCATtaaagatcaaaaatttctcCAAGAAAGCTCACGAGATTCATCAAGATTATTAAGCAAAAACTCGTGCAAGATCCTTCTCAATGAAGAGAAAATCAGAAAACGGATAAATAAAACCATGCCACGGGTGATTGAATCATTAAAGCTGGAGGTAAAAAAATATAACAATAGAGTTGTACAAGAAGGTGAACGTCCATTGATGATTAATGGCAAGGACTTTTTCGAAGAAGTGTTGCGTCTTGAATCTGAGCAACTGAGTTCGGGTGCTCGAACAAAACCTAAATCAGCGTCCACTTCACCAATGAAAAGACCAATCAGCGCAACTCGCCCCTCACCTGAAAGAAAGCCAAAGCTGAGATTTATGTCAACTAGGATACCACCAGCCTCAACTACTGCTAGAGCTAAAGTTGTCAAGTCTCCAACTAATACACGCCAAACTTTAATGAGATcccatcaacaaaaacactCATCTAATGTCGTTCAGCCTTTGTTTAGTTCGCTGTCTAGTAGCCAAgtaaattcatcatcattgactATGGATAGTCCCTTACTGGCATCACGTACTACTTCATTTACTGTCAAACCGCCATCAGTTGAGTTGAAACCGCTTACATCACCACtcaaattgtcaacaacaagatcaaatacCTTGGCCAATAGCTACACTAAACCTTACACTGagaattcaaatcaatatttcCATGATGACATACCTGAGGAGAAGGAAAACAATACTGGTCTATTTAATAACGATGTTTCTAAATTGAGTTGGTTTTCGCCATTAAAAATGCAGCCCAACTTTATTGGCCTGCGTGAAGGAGTCAGTAGCACAGGAACAAGTGTTGGCAATGACACCTCAACAATGATTGGCGATGATTATTTTGCTTGGCGAGATGAGAAGATCAAACAGTTGAATGATATTTGA
- a CDS encoding Ahr1 zinc finger transcription factor, which translates to MDKVRPQQYSSSTSSSLPLSKVSEDSTRFKRRRTRSGCVTCRDRHIKCDEGLPICNNCLRSRRVCYRGLRLNFTQYTFYDPRKDNPIHERILDGTILPHRILDQSITIAALYNGLEKYRPYMQLHSQQDLKDSDLEYQDDSYVPLNDPIFSSLSTKYHPDLSSTHRVKLNEDKSGSKSSNRRYNHSSPRYIKNNLKTEQPLTYSNQDVLNMIHQPQMETNLPSLNLTQQPFQMLNYAALPSMQVTSALRYTNLGIANQNTIPLNYDLQHYINILVKEQFYWLLDQFNDFNIWKAIIPEICVKEKDNFLFSCLMNCSRDPTISDAIDLKFLIDFQNFKYNQVKNIELMQTSNLSLFETLLISICLVLLGIYLKVPHGRLTSFHKQVLNNQSNLFDQLLAKLFIYFMHLGNSEKSLVISSCIQSITILKFFMNKYYDLAFLQKQSAQFTNIDPLSDIGVSSFIKFNSYEINYLNISYQNIDITSHPSNSNSNSTPPPQATHTSSQNIDLAASTMHEHGIHQSPQISSTETRKLKDLLWYLVKLDYIINFPNETVQFSTFNSAEQVLDPQLQITTPEQLFSPSQSTHCQFRPVVRAILQNFTFKLLNMNDGMLVQQSNLRIQQCLEMSRNNSPEHELSRSQCMHYFGWTLRYVNPS; encoded by the coding sequence ATGGACAAAGTGCGACCACAACAATATTCTCTGTCGACATCATCCTCCTTGCCCTTGTCCAAAGTTTCTGAAGATTCTACAAGATTCAAAAGACGTAGGACCAGGTCCGGATGTGTTACGTGCAGGGACCGACATATTAAATGTGATGAGGGTTTACCAATTTGTAACAATTGTCTACGACTGAGACGTGTTTGTTATCGAGGCTTGAGATTAAACTTTACTCAGTATACATTCTACGACCCAAGAAAGGATAATCCTATCCATGAGAGGATTCTTGATGGAACAATATTACCTCATAGAATACTAGATCAATCAATAACCATAGCAGCCTTGTACAACGGGTTGGAAAAATACAGACCGTATATGCAATTACATTCACAACAAGACTTGAAAGATTCAGACTTGGAATATCAGGACGATAGCTATGTACCACTAAACGATCCAATATTTTCTAGCCTATCCACTAAGTATCACCCAGATTTGAGTAGTACACACAGGGTCAAGCTCAACGAAGATAAGAGTGGTTCAAAATCGCTGAATCGGCGATATAATCACTCATCACCAAGatatatcaaaaacaactTGAAGACTGAGCAGCCTCTTACGTATTCCAATCAAGACGTATTGAACATGATACATCAACCGCAAATGGAGACGAACCTACCTTCTTTGAATCTCACACAACAGCCATTCCAGATGCTAAATTATGCAGCTCTACCGTCCATGCAAGTTACATCCGCCTTACGTTACACAAACCTCGGAATCGCCAATCAAAATACTATCCCCTTAAATTACGATCTTCAACATTACATAAACATACTTGTGAAGGAACAATTTTACTGGCTACTTGATCAgttcaatgattttaaCATATGGAAAGCCATAATACCCGAAATATGTGTTAAAGAAAAGGAtaactttttattttcatgCCTTATGAACTGTTCTCGAGATCCTACTATTTCAGATGCAATAGATTTGAAGTTTCTCATAgactttcaaaatttcaagtaCAACCAAGTAAAGAATATCGAACTAATGCaaacatcaaatttatcactttttgaaacattgtTAATTAGTATTTGCTTAGTTTTATTGGGTATATATTTGAAAGTCCCCCATGGCAGGCTCACATCGTTCCATAAACAAGTTCTCAACAACCAATCAAACTTGTTTGATCAACTATTGGCTaaattatttatttatttcaTGCATTTAGGTAATTCAGAAAAGTCATTGGTTATTTCATCATGCATACaatcaattacaattttgaaattcttcATGAACAAGTATTATGATTTAGCATTCCTCCAAAAGCAATCTGCACAATTTACAAACATCGACCCACTTTCCGATATTGGTGTATCcagttttatcaaattcaactcaTATGAGATAAACTATCTCAATATTTCTTACCAAAACATCGACATCACATCACATCcttcaaactcaaactcaaactCAACCCCACCGCCACAAGCTACTCATACACTGCTGCAAAACATTGACCTCgcagcatcaacaatgcATGAACATGGGATCCATCAATCCCCAcaaatatcatcaactgaaaCCAGGAAACTAAAAGACTTGTTATGGTACTTGGTCAAACTTGactacatcatcaacttccCAAACGAGACTGtacaattttcaactttcAATAGCGCAGAGCAAGTGCTTGATCCTCAGTTGCAAATTACCACTCCTGAACAACTTTTTTCTCCATCTCAATCAACACATTGCCAATTTAGACCAGTTGTGCGTGCTATTTTACAAAACTTCACTTTCAAGTTGCTCAACATGAATGATGGAATGCTTGTgcaacaatcaaatttgagGATTCAACAGTGCCTTGAAATGTCTAGGAATAATAGTCCAGAACATGAGCTAAGTCGACTGCAGTGTATGCATTATTTTGGTTGGACACTACGGTATGTCAATCCTAGTTAG